A portion of the Deltaproteobacteria bacterium genome contains these proteins:
- a CDS encoding TonB C-terminal domain-containing protein — protein sequence MSIRRRRSVAAWSVVLSALVHLGLAALLVRQTPRQPPKPPAPIQIDLEVVERTKPPPPMPVATPISPPVKSAPHQAAKPVYVPAPVAAAPTPSAPEPGPSPAPRPPPQPAPDLARAAMDEASHADAFIVEQPAPKPRPEREIVAPERLEDPNERARAMIAEGLGRDRVARGAIDPYFSRVGKALAKSWKPEGHVRPDSLVDNTAQLGENLATGLRAWQKVAEQYAKTGTLGTPDAESMGGPLTSIQEMGELRERFLDSFRQVNQTVVRITQGKGGLLQSVELIHASNDPALDAQVMAELRSGAMQLPVPPEKGMGIGSSIRSIWSFTLVVSVSPPMPSAVVTGSFDEVEGGLDVRVPLDRRIYKYVQLIAVE from the coding sequence GTGTCGATCCGTCGCCGCCGCTCAGTCGCCGCATGGAGCGTCGTCCTCTCGGCGCTCGTGCACCTCGGCCTGGCGGCGCTGCTGGTGCGACAGACCCCGCGCCAGCCGCCGAAGCCTCCGGCTCCCATCCAGATTGATCTCGAGGTCGTGGAGCGAACGAAGCCGCCGCCACCCATGCCGGTGGCCACGCCGATTTCACCGCCCGTGAAGTCCGCGCCGCACCAGGCCGCCAAGCCTGTCTACGTGCCGGCGCCCGTCGCTGCCGCGCCGACGCCCAGCGCACCCGAGCCCGGGCCGTCGCCTGCGCCGCGACCGCCCCCGCAGCCCGCGCCAGATCTCGCGCGCGCGGCGATGGACGAGGCCAGCCACGCCGATGCCTTCATCGTCGAGCAGCCGGCGCCGAAGCCGCGGCCAGAGCGGGAGATCGTGGCGCCGGAGCGCCTCGAGGATCCCAACGAGCGCGCGCGGGCGATGATCGCCGAGGGCCTGGGCCGCGATCGCGTGGCGCGGGGCGCGATCGATCCATACTTCTCGCGCGTGGGAAAGGCGCTGGCCAAGAGCTGGAAGCCCGAAGGGCACGTTCGGCCCGACAGCCTCGTCGACAACACCGCACAGCTCGGAGAGAACCTCGCCACCGGGCTGCGCGCCTGGCAGAAGGTCGCCGAGCAGTACGCCAAGACGGGCACGCTGGGCACGCCCGACGCCGAATCCATGGGCGGCCCTCTCACCTCGATCCAGGAGATGGGCGAGCTGCGCGAGCGCTTCCTCGACAGCTTCCGCCAGGTGAACCAGACCGTCGTTCGGATCACCCAGGGCAAGGGCGGGCTCCTGCAGAGCGTGGAGTTGATTCACGCCTCGAACGATCCCGCGCTCGACGCCCAGGTGATGGCGGAGCTGCGCTCGGGCGCGATGCAGCTCCCGGTGCCGCCGGAGAAGGGCATGGGAATCGGGAGCTCCATCCGGAGCATCTGGTCGTTCACGCTGGTAGTGAGCGTGAGCCCGCCCATGCCGAGCGCGGTGGTCACCGGGAGCTTCGACGAGGTCGAGGGCGGATTGGACGTGCGCGTGCCGCTCGATCGCCGGATTTATAAGTATGTGCAGTTGATAGCCGTCGAGTAG
- a CDS encoding cysteine rich repeat-containing protein, with amino-acid sequence MHALAISLMLVVAAPGGGKHGGPCKEDAEKLCPGMHPGDGKFHECMKQHLDQLSDACKEKMAEHKEHAEEFHKDCADDVKKLCGDVKPGGGRIIECLKQKQAQASPACRTVLNSKGEHGGGLPTPPAPPPAPTK; translated from the coding sequence ATGCACGCACTCGCGATTTCTCTGATGCTCGTCGTCGCTGCACCCGGTGGTGGCAAGCACGGGGGTCCCTGCAAAGAGGACGCGGAGAAGCTCTGTCCCGGCATGCACCCCGGCGACGGCAAGTTCCACGAGTGCATGAAGCAGCACCTCGACCAGCTCTCCGACGCCTGCAAAGAGAAGATGGCGGAGCACAAGGAGCACGCCGAGGAGTTCCACAAGGACTGCGCCGACGACGTGAAGAAGCTCTGCGGCGACGTGAAGCCCGGCGGCGGCCGGATCATCGAGTGCCTCAAGCAGAAGCAGGCCCAGGCCTCGCCCGCGTGCCGGACCGTGCTCAACAGCAAGGGCGAGCACGGCGGCGGCCTGCCCACCCCGCCCGCTCCGCCGCCCGCGCCGACGAAGTAA
- a CDS encoding protein kinase — protein sequence MAAIGRYQVLAKIAAGGMAEVYLTRTQGLAGFSKVAAVKRILPHVAQNPEFMQLFVNEANLCLQLSHPNIVETLEFSQDGDSYFLAMEYVDGATLRDLLRAAADKGQRLPMGVALKIISLTLEGLGYAHALRDNAGKLQNVVHRDISPHNVLVARSGAVKVADFGIAKAASVPSLTKTGQVRGKVRYMSPEQINVGPLDSRSDLFAVGITLFEVLTGHRPFAGESEAEAMVSITNEPPTPLSQYLPQVPEGLQAVLDRALAKNPADRYADAGQMQADVEVVLVKLGQSVKGADIAAVVGALCERRADLAAAIADSEPAPLAAPQAIPEPVFPGPTHVDPVVRSAGKLRAAPAATTSEPAATRAEGQLRSNPRIPVVPQTEDVITDRQQAVSRPAQVTDPQDVETARRDAAQRPVRPAPEVDVPATARIPSVVRPSVEPAQQNRTGLWVGGLALLGVGVALAVSAELGRERNPETLDVIAVKPAAKPATELPDAGPKETSIAQAIKDAPDSGPMVVATVSEPPSLPPLPADPTPAMPAPAPESGGGGGKKVWKKLMLPRGNVATVGFEDEDGMAIIPEKPSEWEPRVGTGTIKVHLLGRAAIAVDDTEHGVVHDLNVTVQAGEHLVRVWALNGQNQSYKVLVRRDETKTLNFGF from the coding sequence ATGGCCGCCATCGGCCGCTACCAGGTTCTCGCGAAGATCGCCGCCGGCGGCATGGCCGAGGTGTACCTCACGCGCACGCAGGGCCTGGCCGGCTTCAGCAAGGTCGCGGCGGTGAAGCGCATCCTGCCTCACGTGGCGCAGAACCCGGAGTTCATGCAGCTGTTCGTGAACGAAGCGAACCTCTGCCTGCAGCTCTCGCATCCGAACATCGTCGAGACGCTCGAGTTCAGCCAGGACGGCGACTCGTACTTCCTGGCCATGGAGTACGTGGACGGCGCCACGCTCCGCGACCTGCTCCGCGCCGCCGCCGACAAGGGCCAGCGCCTGCCGATGGGCGTGGCGCTGAAGATCATCTCCCTCACGCTCGAAGGCCTGGGCTACGCGCACGCGCTGCGCGACAACGCCGGCAAGCTCCAGAACGTGGTGCACCGCGACATCTCGCCGCACAACGTGCTCGTGGCCCGCTCCGGCGCGGTGAAGGTCGCCGACTTCGGCATCGCCAAGGCGGCGAGCGTGCCCAGCCTCACCAAGACCGGCCAGGTGCGCGGCAAGGTGCGGTACATGTCGCCCGAGCAGATCAACGTCGGGCCGCTGGATTCGCGCAGCGATCTCTTCGCCGTCGGCATCACGCTCTTCGAGGTGCTCACCGGACATCGGCCGTTCGCAGGCGAGAGCGAAGCCGAGGCGATGGTGTCCATCACCAACGAGCCGCCCACGCCGCTCTCGCAGTACCTGCCGCAGGTCCCCGAGGGCCTGCAGGCGGTGCTCGATCGCGCGCTGGCGAAGAACCCGGCCGATCGCTACGCCGACGCGGGCCAGATGCAGGCCGACGTCGAGGTGGTGCTGGTGAAGCTGGGCCAGTCGGTGAAGGGCGCCGACATCGCCGCGGTCGTCGGCGCGCTCTGCGAGCGCCGCGCGGATCTGGCTGCGGCCATCGCCGACTCCGAGCCCGCGCCGCTGGCTGCACCTCAGGCGATTCCCGAGCCGGTGTTTCCCGGGCCCACGCACGTGGATCCGGTGGTGCGCAGTGCCGGCAAGCTGCGCGCCGCGCCGGCCGCGACCACGTCCGAGCCTGCGGCCACGCGCGCTGAAGGCCAGCTCCGCAGCAACCCGCGCATCCCCGTGGTGCCGCAGACCGAAGACGTCATCACCGATCGGCAGCAGGCCGTCTCGCGGCCGGCCCAGGTCACGGATCCGCAGGACGTGGAGACGGCGCGGCGCGACGCGGCCCAGCGGCCCGTTCGTCCCGCGCCCGAGGTCGATGTCCCTGCCACCGCGCGGATTCCCTCGGTCGTGCGGCCGTCGGTGGAGCCCGCGCAGCAGAACCGCACCGGGCTCTGGGTGGGCGGGCTGGCGCTGCTCGGCGTCGGCGTGGCGCTCGCAGTGTCCGCGGAGCTCGGCCGCGAGCGAAACCCGGAGACCCTCGACGTGATTGCGGTGAAGCCCGCCGCCAAGCCCGCAACCGAACTGCCCGACGCCGGTCCGAAAGAGACGAGCATCGCCCAGGCGATCAAGGACGCGCCCGACTCGGGGCCCATGGTCGTCGCCACGGTTTCCGAGCCGCCGTCGCTCCCGCCGCTGCCTGCGGATCCCACGCCCGCGATGCCCGCGCCTGCGCCCGAGTCCGGAGGGGGCGGCGGCAAGAAGGTTTGGAAGAAGCTGATGCTCCCGCGCGGCAACGTGGCCACGGTCGGCTTCGAGGACGAGGACGGCATGGCGATCATTCCCGAGAAGCCGTCGGAGTGGGAGCCGCGCGTCGGCACCGGGACGATCAAGGTCCACCTTCTGGGCCGCGCGGCGATCGCGGTCGACGACACCGAGCACGGCGTGGTCCACGACCTCAACGTCACGGTGCAGGCCGGCGAGCACCTGGTGCGCGTGTGGGCCCTCAACGGGCAGAACCAGTCCTACAAGGTGCTGGTGCGCCGCGATGAAACCAAAACGTTAAATTTTGGGTTCTAG
- a CDS encoding pilus assembly protein, with product MAASAGSGGPMDVVSAHWEGCAGQAMVESAIVFPAALFVLLGLLQLGMMQQARLFADYAAYRGARSASLEMASCDAVITSELAALTPMLGRSDDTQKWISTFKTSVSQQKSQLPVVVSFWRIDNPLTRTETFDAPVTNETDVSHVELRMYFYYPLRIPFANWVISKWYLAQYFAFARTPNEADPLHPVTNHEALPQQHNLSGEAAWVQRWTLDYLRKGIYVVPLYASWTMPMFSRAAASDLVRNDMKPCQ from the coding sequence TTGGCTGCTTCGGCTGGCTCGGGCGGGCCCATGGACGTGGTGTCGGCACATTGGGAAGGTTGCGCCGGCCAGGCCATGGTCGAGTCGGCGATCGTGTTTCCAGCGGCGCTCTTCGTGCTGCTCGGCCTGTTGCAGCTGGGGATGATGCAGCAGGCGCGGCTCTTCGCGGACTACGCGGCGTACCGCGGCGCGCGCTCGGCCTCGCTGGAGATGGCGAGCTGCGACGCGGTGATCACCTCCGAGCTCGCGGCGCTCACGCCCATGCTCGGTCGCAGCGACGACACGCAGAAGTGGATCAGCACCTTCAAGACCTCCGTGTCGCAGCAGAAGAGCCAGCTGCCGGTGGTGGTGAGCTTCTGGCGCATCGACAACCCGCTCACGCGCACCGAGACCTTCGACGCGCCGGTGACCAACGAGACCGACGTCTCGCACGTCGAGCTGCGGATGTACTTCTACTACCCGCTGCGGATCCCCTTCGCGAACTGGGTGATCTCCAAGTGGTACCTGGCGCAGTACTTCGCGTTCGCGCGCACGCCGAACGAAGCCGACCCGCTTCACCCGGTGACCAACCACGAGGCGCTGCCGCAGCAGCACAACCTCAGCGGCGAGGCCGCGTGGGTGCAGCGCTGGACGCTCGATTACCTGCGCAAGGGCATCTACGTGGTGCCGCTCTACGCCAGCTGGACCATGCCGATGTTCTCCCGCGCTGCCGCCAGCGATCTGGTGCGCAACGACATGAAGCCCTGCCAATAG
- a CDS encoding transglycosylase SLT domain-containing protein: MSNAAVRRLDRDIAKLKSAQSKEHQDNAALSYDTKSVKSDQKLIKREHDQFEKNGKALAADEKQLAKLTASEQSALAPLQAQQAQLQAAYDASVDPTTGLGDPAIQAQLAGVEGQEAAVQAKFDPKIQSEQADEAKLQAALSRGRADLRGLRADLKTERKAAQHETRAVKADTQHVKNDRKVALKDLQPAEYKLGLQGTNKRREELGLKKVGQVIRPGVPNVVGGQVGKWIAEAQTILKQHGVPLSKMNAHDIDIIIMHESSGNPNAVNNWDSNAAAGHPSEGLMQTIGPTFNSYKLPGHGQILNPVDNIIAGVRYAISRYGSISNVPGVRAVHAGGSYVGY; the protein is encoded by the coding sequence ATGTCGAACGCAGCCGTCCGCCGCCTCGATCGCGACATCGCCAAGCTGAAGAGCGCCCAGTCCAAGGAGCACCAGGACAACGCGGCGCTCAGCTACGACACCAAGTCGGTCAAGAGCGACCAGAAGCTCATCAAGCGCGAGCACGACCAGTTCGAGAAGAACGGCAAGGCGCTCGCCGCCGACGAGAAGCAGCTCGCCAAGCTCACCGCCTCCGAGCAGAGCGCGCTCGCGCCGCTCCAGGCCCAGCAGGCCCAGCTCCAGGCCGCCTACGACGCCAGCGTGGATCCCACCACCGGCCTGGGCGATCCCGCGATCCAGGCGCAACTCGCCGGGGTCGAGGGCCAGGAGGCGGCCGTGCAGGCCAAGTTCGATCCGAAGATCCAGTCCGAGCAGGCCGACGAGGCCAAGCTGCAGGCGGCGCTCTCCCGCGGCCGCGCGGATCTGCGCGGGCTGCGCGCCGACCTCAAGACCGAGCGCAAGGCCGCGCAGCACGAGACGCGCGCCGTGAAGGCCGACACCCAGCACGTGAAGAACGACCGCAAGGTGGCGCTCAAGGACCTGCAGCCGGCGGAGTACAAGCTGGGCCTCCAGGGCACCAACAAGCGCCGCGAGGAGCTGGGGCTCAAGAAGGTGGGCCAGGTGATCCGCCCGGGCGTGCCGAACGTGGTGGGCGGTCAGGTGGGCAAGTGGATCGCCGAGGCCCAGACCATCCTCAAGCAGCACGGCGTGCCGCTCTCGAAGATGAACGCCCACGACATCGACATCATCATCATGCACGAGTCGAGCGGGAACCCGAACGCGGTCAACAACTGGGACTCGAACGCCGCCGCCGGTCACCCGTCGGAGGGCTTGATGCAGACCATCGGGCCCACGTTCAACAGCTACAAGCTCCCCGGCCACGGTCAGATCCTGAACCCCGTGGACAACATCATCGCGGGCGTGCGCTACGCGATCTCGCGCTACGGCTCGATCTCGAATGTGCCTGGCGTCCGTGCCGTGCACGCGGGCGGCAGCTACGTGGGCTACTGA
- a CDS encoding cupin domain-containing protein: MKLFAALLLLGSATAVAKGTTGQATAQKGAEAISVNLAEIQWGAAPPTLPKGAQMAVMHGDPSKKETFSFRLKLPAGYKIAPHWHTNAEQLTILSGNFVLHMGDTMDAPGHTLTAGGFHYLPARMHHAAEASEETIVQVDGIGPFDIHYLNPADNPAKQAEE, translated from the coding sequence ATGAAGCTTTTTGCGGCGCTGTTGCTCCTGGGCTCAGCGACCGCAGTTGCAAAGGGAACGACAGGGCAGGCCACGGCCCAGAAGGGCGCCGAGGCGATCTCGGTGAACCTCGCGGAGATCCAGTGGGGCGCCGCGCCGCCCACCCTGCCCAAGGGCGCGCAGATGGCGGTGATGCACGGCGACCCGTCGAAGAAGGAGACGTTCTCGTTCCGGCTCAAGCTGCCCGCGGGCTACAAGATCGCGCCGCACTGGCACACCAACGCCGAGCAGCTCACCATCCTCTCGGGGAACTTCGTGCTGCACATGGGCGACACCATGGACGCGCCCGGGCACACGCTCACCGCCGGCGGCTTCCACTACCTGCCCGCGCGCATGCACCACGCGGCCGAGGCCTCGGAGGAGACCATCGTGCAGGTCGACGGCATCGGGCCCTTCGACATCCACTACCTGAACCCGGCCGACAACCCGGCGAAGCAGGCCGAGGAGTAG
- a CDS encoding sigma-70 family RNA polymerase sigma factor, whose product MSNEALDQAMARYAEGDEPAFAVLYDELSSRLFSFLIKQTRDQARAEDLLQQTFLQLHRSRGHFKPGSPALPWALAIARRLAIDASRRARFSSHESEEAIAEAVGGDPLPDAVLSARQLHGRFQEELAKLPESQRNAFVMIREEGLSTAEAAAVLGTTVSGVKLRAHRAYSALRRALGEVFDRPEKE is encoded by the coding sequence ATGTCGAACGAGGCGCTGGACCAGGCGATGGCGAGGTACGCGGAGGGCGATGAGCCCGCCTTCGCAGTGCTCTACGACGAGCTCTCGTCGCGCCTCTTCTCCTTCCTCATCAAGCAGACCCGCGACCAGGCGCGCGCCGAAGACCTGCTCCAGCAGACCTTCCTTCAGCTGCACCGCAGCCGCGGACACTTCAAGCCGGGCTCGCCGGCGCTGCCCTGGGCGCTGGCGATTGCGCGGCGGCTGGCGATCGATGCGTCGCGGCGGGCGCGGTTCTCGAGCCACGAGAGCGAGGAGGCCATCGCGGAGGCCGTGGGCGGCGATCCGCTGCCCGACGCGGTGCTCAGCGCGCGCCAGCTGCACGGCCGCTTTCAGGAGGAGCTGGCCAAGCTCCCCGAGAGCCAGCGCAACGCCTTCGTGATGATTCGGGAAGAGGGTCTTTCCACGGCGGAGGCAGCGGCTGTGTTGGGCACGACCGTGTCGGGCGTTAAGCTTCGGGCGCACCGCGCGTATTCGGCGCTGCGGCGGGCGCTGGGAGAGGTCTTCGACAGGCCCGAGAAAGAGTGA